The following coding sequences are from one Thermodesulfobacteriota bacterium window:
- a CDS encoding twin-arginine translocation signal domain-containing protein encodes MAKKDPGKEKKGIDVSRRGFLAGAAAATAGAAALGFPKIAKAAGPINMRWQSTWPSKDIFHEYALDFAKKVNDASGGDLKIEVLPAGSVVPAFALLDAVSKGTLDGGHGVFVYHYGKQNALALWGSSPGFGMDANMQLAWHKYGGGKEFLEKIYQQIGANVVSFAYGPMATQPLGWFKKPITKLEDLKGLKYRTVGISVDMFTMMGLAVNALPGGEIVPAMDRGLLDGAEFNNASSDRLLGFPDVSKVCMLQSYHQNAEAFEILFNKDKFNAMPDKLKALIGVCVEAASADMSWKAIDRYSKDYIEMQTKQGVKFYKTPDAILQKQLEVNDVVMEKKSADNPLFKEIVESQREFARRAVAWDMDYNVNRRMAYNYYFGKKKAAPKKGAKG; translated from the coding sequence ATGGCAAAGAAAGACCCGGGCAAGGAAAAGAAGGGGATCGACGTATCCCGCCGCGGTTTCCTCGCGGGCGCCGCGGCAGCGACCGCCGGCGCGGCTGCGCTGGGCTTCCCGAAGATCGCCAAGGCCGCCGGCCCGATCAACATGCGGTGGCAGAGCACCTGGCCGAGCAAGGACATTTTCCATGAATACGCCCTCGACTTCGCGAAGAAGGTCAACGACGCCAGCGGCGGCGACCTGAAGATCGAAGTTCTGCCGGCGGGGTCGGTGGTCCCGGCCTTCGCGCTGCTGGACGCGGTCTCCAAGGGGACGCTCGACGGCGGCCACGGCGTCTTCGTCTACCACTACGGCAAGCAGAACGCCCTCGCGCTGTGGGGCTCCAGCCCCGGCTTCGGCATGGACGCCAACATGCAGCTTGCGTGGCACAAGTACGGCGGCGGCAAGGAATTCCTGGAGAAGATCTACCAGCAGATCGGCGCGAACGTGGTGTCCTTCGCCTACGGCCCGATGGCGACGCAGCCGCTGGGCTGGTTCAAGAAGCCGATCACCAAGCTGGAGGACCTCAAGGGGCTGAAGTACCGCACCGTCGGGATCTCCGTCGACATGTTCACCATGATGGGGCTGGCGGTCAACGCGCTGCCCGGCGGCGAGATCGTGCCGGCGATGGACCGCGGCCTGCTCGACGGCGCCGAGTTCAACAACGCCAGCTCCGACCGGCTGCTCGGCTTCCCCGACGTCTCCAAGGTGTGCATGCTGCAGAGCTACCACCAGAACGCGGAGGCCTTCGAGATCCTGTTCAACAAGGACAAGTTCAACGCGATGCCCGACAAGCTGAAGGCGCTCATCGGGGTCTGCGTGGAAGCGGCCTCGGCCGACATGTCCTGGAAGGCGATCGACCGCTACTCGAAGGACTACATCGAGATGCAGACCAAGCAGGGCGTGAAGTTCTACAAGACGCCCGACGCGATCCTGCAGAAGCAGCTCGAAGTGAACGACGTCGTCATGGAGAAGAAGTCGGCGGACAACCCGCTGTTCAAGGAGATCGTCGAGTCGCAGCGGGAATTCGCGCGTCGCGCGGTGGCGTGGGACATGGACTACAACGTCAACCGGCGCATGGCGTACAACTACTATTTCGGAAAGAAGAAGGCGGCCCCGAAGAAGGGCGCGAAGGGCTGA
- a CDS encoding acyl-ACP thioesterase domain-containing protein — protein sequence MFSRDYLVHYYEIDRRRRLTPPALLHYFEDIATLNSEAAGFPLDYYWKTGQLFLLLKWDVAVSSWPLFGETVRIETRPTTFKRFLANREYRVIGKNGNALAEARSVWIFTDLRARKPVRVPEEIYGGFGVAGESGASFDNLEELPEFDGDAPPLRIAVGPADLDNNDHVNNVRYVEWALRSLPAGFAAERAASRIQVHYKKELHCGDEAELVTGISDRDGRPQSDHSIRCGDREACRIRLEWAG from the coding sequence ATGTTTTCCCGGGACTACCTGGTCCACTACTACGAGATCGACCGGCGCCGGCGGCTGACGCCCCCGGCCCTCCTGCATTACTTCGAGGACATCGCGACGCTGAACAGCGAGGCGGCGGGCTTCCCGCTCGACTATTACTGGAAGACCGGTCAGCTGTTCCTGCTCCTGAAGTGGGACGTCGCCGTCTCCTCCTGGCCCCTTTTCGGAGAAACCGTCCGGATCGAGACGCGCCCCACCACCTTCAAAAGGTTCCTGGCGAACAGGGAATACCGCGTGATCGGAAAAAACGGGAACGCGCTGGCCGAGGCGCGCTCCGTCTGGATCTTCACGGACCTTCGCGCGCGGAAGCCGGTCCGCGTGCCGGAAGAGATCTATGGCGGCTTCGGCGTCGCCGGGGAATCCGGCGCGTCCTTCGACAACCTGGAGGAGCTGCCGGAGTTCGACGGGGACGCCCCTCCGCTGCGGATCGCGGTCGGCCCCGCCGATCTCGACAACAACGACCATGTCAACAACGTCCGATACGTGGAATGGGCGCTCCGGTCGCTGCCGGCCGGATTCGCCGCGGAACGCGCGGCTTCCCGGATCCAGGTCCACTACAAGAAGGAGCTGCATTGCGGCGACGAGGCGGAGCTGGTCACCGGAATCTCCGATCGGGACGGGAGGCCGCAGTCCGATCATTCGATCCGGTGCGGGGACCGGGAGGCATGCCGGATCCGGCTGGAATGGGCAGGCTGA
- a CDS encoding TRAP transporter small permease subunit encodes MRKKLFIVDKISTAVGKTVAWLIVTLTLLITYEVFSRYALNEPHPYAFDMMLQMYGTLFMMAGAYTLSRNGHVRGDVLYGFFPPRVQAGLDLTLYFVFFLPGVTALCWAGYRYAAESWRIWERSSITAEGPPLYWFKTVIPVAGAFILMQGIVEMIRCGICLKDGKWPSREEDVEEVDVEKLKEQMHVKDEDIARVDAILTEREKEHK; translated from the coding sequence ATGCGTAAAAAACTGTTCATCGTCGACAAGATCAGCACCGCCGTCGGCAAGACGGTCGCCTGGCTCATCGTAACGCTCACCCTCCTGATCACCTATGAGGTCTTCTCCCGGTACGCGCTCAACGAGCCGCACCCCTACGCCTTCGACATGATGCTCCAGATGTACGGGACGCTGTTCATGATGGCGGGCGCCTACACGCTGTCACGGAACGGCCACGTGCGCGGCGACGTCCTGTACGGCTTCTTCCCCCCGCGGGTGCAGGCCGGGCTCGACCTGACGCTCTACTTCGTGTTCTTCCTGCCCGGCGTCACCGCGCTGTGCTGGGCCGGATACCGGTACGCCGCGGAGTCGTGGAGAATCTGGGAGCGTTCCAGCATCACCGCGGAGGGGCCGCCGCTCTACTGGTTCAAGACCGTCATACCGGTCGCCGGGGCGTTCATCCTGATGCAGGGGATCGTTGAAATGATCCGCTGCGGGATCTGCCTCAAGGACGGCAAGTGGCCATCGAGGGAGGAGGACGTCGAGGAAGTCGACGTCGAGAAGCTTAAAGAACAGATGCACGTCAAGGACGAAGACATCGCAAGGGTCGACGCCATCCTCACCGAAAGGGAGAAAGAGCACAAATGA